The Streptomyces sp. Mut1 genome window below encodes:
- a CDS encoding acyl-CoA dehydrogenase, which yields MGIGITEEHRALAQAVRGWLARAVPPGAVRELLDADAPAPPGARPAYWDGLAGQGLLSIHLPEAYGGSGGDLLDLAVVLEEAGRAALPGPYLAHALTTAALHTAGADALLRDLASGRRTGAAALGPGSLTAVPHGEGHLLEGTAPPVLSGADAGLLLLPATREGAVRWFAVDAEAPGLTVRPHLGADPTRPTAEVRAAGVHVPAGRLLRLGPDLVTDLAAVLFAAEACGTAAHALETATEHAKVREQFGRPIGQFQGVKHLCADMLVRLEQARALTWDAARAAADPHRSGDVRGLTAALAAATALDAAYGCAKDAIQILGGIGFTWEHDAHLYLRRALVARQLLGSGDTHRQRAVRLAAAGARRELALELPPEAEAHRAAAREAVAAARGLDPKAARRALAPTGYAAPHLPAPHGLDAGPVQQLAIQQELRAQGVKLSDLSIATWVVPSLLAHGTAEQQERYLPPTLRGDLLWCQLFSEPGAGSDLASLRTRAERTPEGWRINGQKVWTSAAQWADHGILLARTDPDAPKHQGLGYFLVDMKNTEGIDIRPLKEITGDALFNEVYFDDVLLPLDALVGEPAGGWRVARNTLGNERVHMADQMTFDTGLEALIGRAAALDGAQRARIGALAAEAHALACIGLRTTLQQVSGLEPGAGASVRKLVRTTHQQKTAELALELLGPAGAVCEGPGERAVHGFLMSRCLTIAGGTTQVQLNVVAERILGLPRD from the coding sequence ATGGGCATCGGGATCACCGAAGAACACAGGGCGCTCGCACAGGCGGTACGAGGATGGCTGGCCAGAGCCGTACCCCCCGGCGCGGTCCGCGAACTGCTCGACGCGGACGCCCCCGCACCCCCCGGCGCACGCCCCGCGTACTGGGACGGCCTCGCCGGACAGGGCCTGCTCTCCATCCATCTGCCCGAGGCGTACGGGGGCTCCGGCGGCGACCTCCTCGACCTCGCCGTCGTCCTCGAAGAGGCCGGCCGGGCCGCACTGCCCGGCCCCTACCTGGCGCACGCCCTCACCACCGCCGCCCTGCACACCGCCGGCGCGGACGCGCTGCTCCGGGACCTCGCCAGCGGCCGCCGCACCGGCGCCGCCGCCCTCGGCCCCGGCAGCCTCACCGCCGTCCCGCACGGCGAGGGCCACCTGCTCGAAGGCACGGCGCCCCCCGTCCTGTCCGGGGCCGACGCCGGACTGCTCCTCCTCCCCGCCACCCGCGAGGGCGCGGTCCGCTGGTTCGCCGTGGACGCCGAGGCGCCGGGGCTCACCGTGCGCCCCCACCTCGGCGCCGACCCGACCCGGCCCACCGCCGAGGTCCGGGCCGCCGGCGTCCACGTCCCCGCCGGACGGCTGCTGCGCCTCGGCCCGGACCTCGTGACCGACCTGGCCGCCGTCCTGTTCGCCGCCGAGGCGTGCGGAACCGCCGCCCACGCCCTGGAGACCGCCACCGAACACGCCAAGGTCCGCGAGCAGTTCGGCCGGCCCATCGGGCAGTTCCAGGGCGTCAAGCACCTCTGCGCCGACATGCTCGTACGCCTCGAACAGGCCCGCGCCCTCACCTGGGACGCCGCCCGCGCGGCCGCCGACCCGCACCGCAGCGGTGACGTACGGGGGCTGACCGCCGCCCTCGCCGCGGCCACCGCGCTCGACGCCGCGTACGGCTGCGCCAAGGACGCCATCCAGATCCTCGGCGGCATCGGCTTCACCTGGGAGCACGACGCCCACCTGTATCTGCGCCGGGCCCTGGTCGCCCGCCAGCTGCTCGGGTCCGGCGACACCCACCGGCAGCGGGCGGTACGGCTCGCCGCCGCCGGGGCCCGCCGCGAACTCGCCCTGGAACTCCCGCCGGAGGCCGAGGCCCACCGCGCCGCGGCCCGCGAGGCCGTCGCCGCCGCCCGGGGCCTCGACCCGAAGGCCGCCCGCCGCGCCCTCGCCCCCACCGGCTACGCCGCACCCCATCTGCCCGCACCCCACGGCCTGGACGCGGGCCCCGTACAACAGCTGGCGATCCAGCAGGAGTTACGCGCCCAGGGCGTGAAGCTGAGCGACCTCTCCATCGCCACCTGGGTGGTGCCCTCGCTCCTCGCCCACGGGACGGCCGAGCAGCAGGAGCGCTACCTCCCGCCGACCCTGCGCGGCGACCTCCTGTGGTGCCAGCTCTTCTCCGAACCCGGCGCCGGCTCCGACCTCGCCTCGCTGCGCACCCGGGCCGAACGCACCCCCGAGGGCTGGCGGATCAACGGCCAGAAGGTGTGGACGAGCGCCGCCCAGTGGGCCGACCACGGGATCCTCCTCGCCAGGACGGACCCGGACGCGCCCAAGCACCAGGGCCTCGGCTACTTCCTCGTCGACATGAAGAACACCGAAGGCATCGACATCCGCCCGCTGAAGGAGATCACCGGCGACGCCCTCTTCAACGAGGTGTACTTCGACGACGTGCTGCTGCCCCTCGACGCGCTCGTCGGCGAGCCCGCCGGCGGCTGGCGGGTCGCCCGCAACACCCTGGGCAACGAACGCGTCCACATGGCCGACCAGATGACCTTCGACACCGGCCTGGAAGCGCTGATCGGCCGCGCCGCCGCACTCGACGGGGCCCAGCGCGCCCGGATCGGAGCCCTCGCCGCCGAGGCCCACGCCCTGGCCTGCATCGGCCTGCGCACCACCCTCCAGCAGGTCTCCGGGCTCGAACCGGGCGCGGGCGCCTCCGTACGCAAGCTCGTCCGGACCACGCACCAGCAGAAGACCGCCGAACTCGCCCTCGAACTCCTCGGTCCCGCGGGAGCGGTGTGCGAAGGGCCGGGGGAGCGGGCGGTGCACGGCTTCCTGATGTCGCGCTGCCTGACCATCGCGGGCGGCACCACCCAGGTACAGCTCAACGTCGTCGCCGAGCGCATCCTCGGCCTCCCCCGGGACTGA
- a CDS encoding MFS transporter yields MPQPTHEQPAAELPDPRARAGRGIVPVLAFAGITVAVMQTLLVPVIKDLPALLHTSPSDATWVMTATLLAGAVSTPIMGRLGDLNGKRGMLLASLAVMVVGSLICAFTDDLVIMIVGRALQGFAMGAIPLGIGIMRDELPREKLGSAMALMSSSIGVGGGLALPAAALVAQHTDWHTLFFGSAGLGVLAMVLTVLAVPETSSRAPGRFDVVGALGLSLGLVLLLLPITKGGDWGWASPTTLGLITASLVVLVLWALFELRSDAPLVDLRTSARREVLLTNLTSIMVGVAFYAVSLVLPQLLQLPKSTGYGLGQSMVVAGLCVAPLGLTMMFVAPLYARISARRGPKVSLILGMLVIAVGYGAGLGLMSAAWQTVVIAVMLGAGIGLAYSSLPALIIGAVDASETGAANGLNTLMRSIGTSVSSAVIGMVLAHTSTRMGTVAVPTMQGFRISFLIATGAVVAGLVLASFLPSRRAATAPVLLASSEGDAAARRAAAGVLDAGILDAAGGAVAPLPLPGPQGFRGRVLEADGAPVAGANVTLIDRQGRQAGLTTTDASGRWALTAPGSGTFVLAVSATDYAPRAWPAACPAGGGAVDTDLVLTVSVPERRTALRS; encoded by the coding sequence ATGCCACAGCCGACGCACGAACAGCCCGCCGCGGAGCTTCCTGATCCGCGCGCGAGGGCGGGCCGGGGGATCGTTCCCGTCCTCGCCTTCGCGGGCATCACCGTCGCGGTGATGCAGACCCTGCTCGTCCCCGTCATCAAGGATCTGCCCGCCCTTCTGCACACCTCCCCCTCCGACGCGACCTGGGTGATGACCGCCACCCTGCTCGCCGGAGCCGTCTCCACCCCGATCATGGGGCGGCTCGGGGACCTGAACGGCAAGCGCGGGATGCTGCTGGCCAGCCTCGCCGTGATGGTCGTCGGCTCACTGATATGCGCCTTCACCGACGACCTCGTGATCATGATCGTGGGCCGCGCGCTCCAGGGCTTCGCCATGGGCGCGATCCCGCTGGGCATCGGCATCATGCGCGACGAGCTGCCGCGCGAGAAGCTCGGTTCGGCCATGGCCCTGATGAGCTCCTCGATCGGGGTGGGCGGCGGACTCGCGCTGCCCGCCGCCGCGCTCGTCGCCCAGCACACCGACTGGCACACCCTCTTCTTCGGCTCCGCCGGGCTCGGCGTGCTGGCCATGGTGCTGACCGTGCTGGCCGTGCCCGAGACCTCGTCGCGCGCCCCCGGCCGGTTCGATGTCGTCGGGGCGCTCGGCCTCTCGCTCGGCCTGGTCCTCCTGCTGCTGCCCATCACGAAGGGCGGCGACTGGGGCTGGGCCTCGCCCACCACGCTCGGGCTGATCACCGCTTCCCTGGTCGTGCTGGTGCTGTGGGCGCTGTTCGAGCTGCGCAGCGACGCCCCGCTGGTCGACCTGCGGACCTCGGCCCGCCGCGAGGTGCTGCTGACCAACCTGACCTCGATCATGGTCGGGGTCGCCTTCTACGCCGTCTCACTGGTCCTGCCCCAGCTGCTCCAGCTGCCGAAGTCCACCGGCTACGGCCTCGGCCAGTCGATGGTGGTCGCCGGCCTCTGCGTGGCCCCGCTCGGCCTGACGATGATGTTCGTCGCCCCGCTGTACGCCCGGATCTCCGCCCGGCGCGGCCCGAAGGTCTCCCTGATCCTCGGCATGCTGGTCATCGCCGTGGGCTACGGGGCCGGGCTCGGCCTGATGAGCGCCGCCTGGCAGACCGTGGTGATCGCGGTGATGCTCGGCGCCGGCATCGGGCTCGCGTACTCCTCGCTGCCCGCCCTGATCATCGGCGCCGTCGACGCCTCCGAGACCGGCGCGGCCAACGGGCTGAACACCCTGATGCGCTCCATCGGCACCTCCGTGTCGAGCGCGGTGATCGGCATGGTCCTGGCCCACACCTCGACGCGGATGGGGACGGTCGCGGTGCCCACCATGCAGGGGTTCCGCATCTCGTTCCTCATCGCGACGGGGGCGGTGGTGGCCGGGCTCGTCCTGGCCTCGTTCCTGCCGTCGCGGCGCGCCGCCACCGCCCCGGTGCTCCTGGCGAGCAGCGAGGGCGACGCGGCGGCCCGGCGCGCCGCCGCCGGGGTCCTGGACGCCGGAATCCTGGACGCTGCCGGAGGGGCCGTCGCCCCGCTCCCGCTGCCGGGCCCGCAGGGGTTCAGGGGCCGGGTGCTGGAGGCCGACGGGGCGCCGGTGGCCGGGGCCAATGTGACCCTGATCGACCGGCAGGGCCGGCAGGCCGGGCTGACCACCACCGACGCCTCCGGCCGCTGGGCGCTCACGGCCCCCGGCTCCGGCACCTTCGTGCTGGCCGTGTCCGCCACCGACTACGCGCCGCGCGCCTGGCCGGCGGCCTGCCCCGCGGGCGGCGGCGCGGTGGACACGGACCTGGTGCTGACGGTCAGCGTGCCGGAGCGTCGAACCGCGCTGCGGTCGTGA
- the pepE gene encoding dipeptidase PepE: MNLLLLSNSTQYGRGYLEHALETVTAFLPAGARLAFVPYALADHATYTARVRDALEPAGIGVHGVHEHTDPVAALEAADAVFVGGGNSFRLLSALYRTGLRDAVRGAVRAGLPYMGASAGTNMAAPTLRTTNDMPIVQPPSFETLGLVPFQINPHYLDPDPDSTHKGETREERLTEFLEENDVPVLGLREGSWLRVEGETARVDGARPARLFTRGSAPRELAAGTDVSRLLTTAARFDAPAR, encoded by the coding sequence GTGAATCTGCTCCTGCTCTCCAACTCCACCCAGTACGGCCGCGGTTACCTGGAACACGCCCTCGAAACGGTCACCGCCTTCCTGCCCGCGGGCGCCCGGCTGGCCTTCGTCCCCTACGCGCTCGCCGACCACGCCACGTACACCGCACGCGTCCGCGACGCCCTCGAACCGGCGGGGATCGGCGTGCACGGCGTCCACGAACACACCGACCCGGTCGCCGCGCTGGAGGCCGCCGACGCGGTGTTCGTCGGCGGCGGCAACTCCTTCCGGCTGCTGAGCGCGCTGTACCGGACCGGGCTGCGGGACGCGGTGCGCGGGGCCGTGCGGGCGGGGCTGCCGTACATGGGGGCGAGCGCCGGGACGAACATGGCGGCGCCCACCCTGCGGACGACCAACGACATGCCCATCGTGCAGCCGCCGTCCTTCGAGACCCTCGGCCTCGTCCCGTTCCAGATCAACCCGCACTACCTCGACCCGGACCCGGACAGCACCCACAAGGGCGAGACCCGCGAGGAGCGGCTCACCGAATTCCTGGAGGAGAACGACGTGCCCGTGCTCGGCCTGCGCGAGGGGTCGTGGCTGCGCGTCGAGGGCGAGACCGCCCGGGTCGACGGGGCCCGCCCCGCCCGGCTGTTCACGCGGGGCTCGGCGCCCCGGGAGCTGGCGGCGGGGACGGATGTGTCCCGGCTGCTCACGACCGCAGCGCGGTTCGACGCTCCGGCACGCTGA
- a CDS encoding IclR family transcriptional regulator, with the protein MAMTEFDLDRRTPAGALQTVDRALLVLLAFERTRPDWGVTEVAAEFGWDTSVAQRLLATLAGRGFLVSDPATRRYRIGPAVLRLGRLWERSGSLELLAGPVLEELRRVTGDTVLFCLPDNFHMRCVAAEEGETGPLRYYPLVGELYPAHAGATAKSFYACLPDEQRHRLFRGRPMARFTDRTVTDPDALEQEFLKVRAQGYAWTVGEYDTGIATVAVPVFLGREPYGSLSLGGAEERFDGAPENRLEALRHAAGLLEKRLTHPPQRPKPRTRRTPTT; encoded by the coding sequence ATGGCCATGACGGAGTTCGATCTGGACCGGCGCACCCCCGCCGGAGCCCTGCAAACCGTGGACCGGGCGCTGCTCGTGCTGCTGGCCTTCGAGCGGACCCGGCCCGACTGGGGCGTCACCGAGGTCGCGGCGGAGTTCGGCTGGGACACCTCCGTGGCGCAGCGCCTCCTCGCCACCCTCGCGGGGCGCGGCTTCCTGGTCTCCGACCCGGCCACCCGGCGCTACCGCATCGGCCCCGCCGTGCTGCGCCTGGGCAGGCTCTGGGAGCGCTCGGGATCACTGGAGCTGCTGGCCGGACCGGTCCTGGAGGAGCTGCGCCGCGTCACCGGCGACACCGTGCTGTTCTGCCTGCCCGACAACTTCCACATGCGGTGCGTGGCCGCCGAGGAGGGCGAGACGGGACCGCTGCGCTACTACCCGCTGGTCGGCGAGCTCTACCCGGCGCACGCCGGGGCGACGGCCAAGTCCTTCTACGCCTGTCTGCCCGACGAGCAGCGCCACCGGCTGTTCCGTGGGCGCCCGATGGCCCGCTTCACCGACCGGACCGTCACCGATCCGGACGCGCTGGAACAGGAGTTCCTGAAGGTCCGCGCCCAGGGGTACGCCTGGACGGTCGGCGAGTACGACACCGGCATCGCGACCGTCGCCGTACCCGTCTTCCTGGGCCGCGAACCCTACGGAAGCCTCAGCCTGGGCGGGGCCGAGGAGCGGTTCGACGGGGCGCCGGAGAACCGCCTCGAAGCGCTGCGGCACGCCGCCGGACTGCTGGAGAAGCGCCTCACCCACCCGCCGCAGCGCCCGAAGCCCCGGACGCGCCGCACCCCCACGACCTGA
- a CDS encoding DUF1177 domain-containing protein, which produces MLKYVLDLVDLLDDPRADGRTVVDYLDAAAGAEGSSAQVTTVAGERGSTDFVSVRVPGSRGRTAGGDARTLGVVGRLGGIGARPEVTGLVSDADGAVSALAAAAKLLDMRRRGDVLPGDVIVATHICPSAPTEPHDPVPFMGSPVDIATMNRHEVTGEMEAVLSIDTTKGNRIINHKGLALSPTVKEGWVLRVNEQLGELLAVVTGEPLVTYPVTTQDITPYGNGAHHINSILQPSTATAAPVVGLAVTSAAAVPGCGTGASHESDIASAARYAVEVAKAFGGGRLDFHDAVEFDNLVSRYGPLTHLQTFGRTPQES; this is translated from the coding sequence ATGTTGAAGTACGTACTGGACCTCGTCGACCTGCTCGACGACCCCCGGGCCGATGGCAGGACGGTCGTCGACTACCTGGACGCCGCGGCGGGGGCCGAGGGCTCGTCCGCACAGGTCACCACCGTGGCCGGTGAGCGGGGCTCGACGGACTTCGTCTCGGTCCGCGTCCCCGGTTCCCGTGGGCGTACGGCCGGGGGCGACGCCCGCACGCTCGGCGTCGTCGGCCGGCTCGGCGGTATCGGCGCCCGGCCCGAGGTCACCGGCCTGGTCTCCGACGCGGACGGGGCCGTCTCGGCGCTCGCCGCCGCCGCGAAGCTGCTCGACATGCGCCGCCGGGGCGATGTGCTGCCCGGCGATGTGATCGTCGCCACCCACATCTGCCCGAGCGCGCCGACCGAGCCGCACGACCCGGTGCCGTTCATGGGCTCGCCCGTGGACATCGCCACCATGAACCGGCACGAGGTGACCGGCGAGATGGAGGCGGTGCTCTCCATCGACACCACCAAGGGCAACCGGATCATCAACCACAAGGGCCTCGCCCTGTCACCCACCGTCAAGGAGGGCTGGGTGCTGCGGGTCAACGAGCAGCTGGGCGAGCTGCTGGCCGTGGTGACCGGTGAGCCGTTGGTCACGTACCCCGTGACCACGCAGGACATCACGCCGTACGGTAACGGTGCACACCACATCAATTCGATCCTCCAGCCCTCCACCGCCACGGCCGCCCCCGTGGTCGGCCTGGCCGTCACCTCGGCCGCCGCGGTGCCGGGCTGCGGGACGGGCGCGAGTCACGAGAGCGACATCGCGTCGGCCGCCCGCTACGCCGTGGAGGTCGCCAAGGCCTTCGGCGGCGGCCGGCTGGACTTCCACGACGCCGTGGAGTTCGACAACCTCGTCAGCCGCTACGGCCCGCTGACCCACCTCCAGACCTTCGGCCGTACACCCCAGGAGTCCTGA
- a CDS encoding cytosine permease, producing the protein MAAAPQSGAVAREAKSIGSDDYALSRVPRDKRFGFWSMLLQWLAQSGSISQFTLGATIGVGMTFANAFWAFTLGAVILEVVIFAIGLAGMREGLATPMLTRWVGFGRNGSALVSFVIAVSLVGWFGVQNTIFGDSVSALVGGPSWMWCVLAGIAITALVIFGFKYMANFAKIVTPLFFAMVAFSVIRTLNDHSLSELVHSPPPGDTIPLAVAATAIAGGYMTGAIVSPEMTRYNRKGSHVFLQSASSMILSEYIVGLTGVLLGHLVKSSEVSHIVLSTSGAFGVLVVLMSTAKINDWNLYGSSLGVVNFFQVVFGKRVHRGAVTIVLGVAGTLLSAVGIMSHFTEFLTILGVAIPPIGGIIVAEYWIVKRMRRPLDETRASETLPASSPTWVPASLAIWVAAFCVGKFYDGGIPALNSLATAFVLYSVLGLLGWIRPYGTSALDDEDGTTPAARTTTPVGAA; encoded by the coding sequence ATGGCAGCCGCCCCTCAGTCCGGTGCCGTGGCCCGTGAGGCCAAGAGCATCGGCAGCGACGACTACGCGCTCTCGCGCGTCCCGCGCGACAAGCGGTTCGGTTTCTGGTCGATGCTGCTCCAGTGGCTGGCCCAGTCCGGTTCGATCTCGCAGTTCACGCTCGGCGCCACCATCGGTGTCGGGATGACCTTCGCCAACGCCTTCTGGGCGTTCACGCTGGGCGCGGTGATCCTGGAGGTCGTGATCTTCGCCATCGGCCTGGCCGGGATGCGCGAGGGTCTCGCCACCCCGATGCTGACCCGCTGGGTGGGCTTCGGCCGCAACGGCTCCGCGCTGGTCAGCTTCGTGATCGCGGTCAGCCTGGTCGGCTGGTTCGGTGTCCAGAACACGATCTTCGGCGACAGCGTCTCGGCGCTGGTCGGCGGACCGTCCTGGATGTGGTGCGTGCTCGCGGGCATCGCCATCACCGCCCTGGTGATCTTCGGGTTCAAGTACATGGCGAACTTCGCGAAGATCGTCACCCCGCTCTTCTTCGCGATGGTGGCCTTCTCCGTCATCCGCACGCTGAACGACCACTCGCTGAGCGAGCTGGTCCACTCGCCGCCGCCGGGCGACACGATCCCGCTGGCCGTCGCGGCCACCGCCATCGCGGGCGGCTACATGACGGGCGCGATCGTCTCCCCGGAGATGACCCGCTACAACCGCAAGGGCTCGCACGTCTTCCTGCAGAGCGCCTCGTCCATGATCCTCTCCGAGTACATCGTCGGCCTGACCGGCGTGCTCCTGGGCCACCTGGTCAAGAGCAGCGAGGTCTCGCACATCGTGCTCTCCACCTCCGGCGCCTTCGGTGTGCTCGTCGTCCTGATGTCCACGGCGAAGATCAACGACTGGAACCTGTACGGCTCCTCGCTCGGCGTCGTCAACTTCTTCCAGGTCGTCTTCGGCAAGCGCGTCCACCGCGGCGCGGTCACCATCGTCCTCGGCGTCGCCGGAACGCTTCTGTCCGCGGTCGGGATCATGAGCCACTTCACCGAGTTCCTCACGATCCTCGGCGTCGCGATCCCGCCGATCGGCGGCATCATCGTGGCCGAGTACTGGATCGTGAAGCGGATGCGCAGGCCGCTGGACGAGACCCGGGCCTCCGAGACCCTGCCGGCGTCCTCGCCGACCTGGGTCCCCGCGTCCCTCGCCATCTGGGTCGCCGCGTTCTGCGTCGGCAAGTTCTACGACGGCGGCATCCCGGCCCTGAACTCGCTGGCCACCGCCTTCGTCCTGTACAGCGTCCTGGGCCTGCTGGGCTGGATCAGGCCCTACGGCACCTCCGCCCTGGACGACGAGGACGGCACCACCCCCGCCGCCCGCACCACCACCCCCGTGGGAGCAGCATGA
- a CDS encoding M20/M25/M40 family metallo-hydrolase, producing MSTASDSPALVPASDEAQAEVVDLCAELIRFDTSNPTSDERASAEWVAARLADVGIASELIESAPGRASVVARIAGRAPERGALLVHGHLDVVPADAAEWQVPPFSGEIRDGYLWGRGAIDMKDTVAVMLATARHFARTGTKPSRDLVLAFLADEEAGGKFGAHWLVEHRPELFAGVTEAIGEGGGFSFAIDGTRRLYPIENAQRGMAWMELTATGRAGHGSSPNDENAVTDLAESLTRIGRETFPVRLIEPVRALLEEAARLYGVEFDEDDIEGSLAKLGPVADFMQVVLRNSANPTMFDAGYQTNVIPGKATARVDGRFLPGHEQELIDTIDRLLLPSVSREWVNHDIAMETAFDGPLVDAMCAAVRAEDPDGHPVPYCNPGGTDAKAFTHLGIRCFGFKGLKLPHDLDYGRLFHGVDERVPLEGLRFGVRVMTRLWQSC from the coding sequence ATGAGCACCGCATCCGATTCCCCCGCCCTGGTCCCGGCCTCCGACGAGGCCCAGGCCGAGGTCGTCGACCTCTGCGCCGAGCTGATCAGGTTCGACACCTCCAACCCCACGAGCGACGAGCGCGCGAGCGCCGAGTGGGTCGCGGCCCGCCTCGCGGACGTGGGCATCGCCTCCGAGCTGATCGAGTCCGCGCCGGGCCGGGCCAGCGTCGTCGCGCGGATCGCCGGGCGCGCCCCGGAGCGCGGCGCCCTGCTGGTCCACGGCCATCTGGACGTGGTGCCGGCCGACGCCGCCGAGTGGCAGGTGCCGCCCTTCTCCGGCGAGATCCGGGACGGCTACCTCTGGGGCCGGGGCGCGATCGACATGAAGGACACGGTGGCCGTGATGCTGGCCACCGCCCGGCACTTCGCCCGCACCGGGACGAAGCCCTCGCGCGATCTGGTCCTGGCCTTCCTCGCCGACGAGGAGGCGGGCGGCAAGTTCGGTGCCCACTGGCTGGTCGAGCACCGCCCGGAGCTGTTCGCCGGGGTCACCGAGGCGATCGGCGAGGGCGGCGGGTTCTCCTTCGCCATCGACGGCACCCGGCGGCTCTACCCGATCGAGAACGCCCAGCGCGGCATGGCCTGGATGGAGCTGACCGCCACCGGCCGGGCCGGTCACGGCTCGTCCCCCAACGACGAGAACGCGGTCACCGACCTCGCGGAGTCGCTGACCCGGATCGGCCGCGAGACCTTCCCGGTCCGGCTGATCGAACCGGTCCGCGCCCTGCTCGAAGAGGCCGCCCGGCTCTACGGGGTCGAGTTCGACGAGGACGACATCGAGGGCAGCCTCGCGAAGCTGGGCCCGGTCGCCGACTTCATGCAGGTGGTCCTGCGCAACTCGGCGAACCCCACCATGTTCGACGCCGGCTACCAGACCAACGTCATCCCCGGAAAGGCCACCGCCCGTGTGGACGGCCGCTTCCTGCCCGGCCACGAGCAGGAGCTGATCGACACCATCGACAGGCTCCTGCTGCCCTCGGTCAGCCGCGAGTGGGTCAACCACGACATCGCGATGGAGACGGCGTTCGACGGCCCGCTCGTGGACGCCATGTGCGCGGCGGTGCGCGCCGAGGACCCGGACGGCCACCCGGTGCCGTACTGCAACCCGGGCGGCACGGACGCCAAGGCCTTCACCCACCTGGGCATCCGCTGCTTCGGCTTCAAGGGCCTGAAGCTGCCGCACGACCTGGACTACGGCCGCCTCTTCCACGGGGTGGACGAGCGCGTCCCGCTGGAGGGGCTGCGCTTCGGCGTCCGTGTCATGACCCGCCTCTGGCAGAGCTGCTGA
- a CDS encoding class I SAM-dependent methyltransferase, with amino-acid sequence MPVVEGLALYDAAAGAAALGLPLLEVGTYCGRSTILLADAARTAGVTALTVDHHRGSEEQQPGWEYHDPTVVDPEVGRMDTLPTFRRTLHAAGLENHVVALVGRSPQVAAVWSGRLGLVFIDGGHTDEHANGDYEGWAPHVAEGGLLVIHDVFPDPAHGGQAPYRVYLRALESGAFTEVSVTDSLRVLRRTGPGI; translated from the coding sequence ATGCCGGTGGTCGAGGGGCTCGCGCTGTACGACGCCGCGGCCGGGGCGGCGGCGCTGGGCCTGCCGCTGCTGGAGGTCGGCACCTACTGCGGGCGTTCCACGATCCTGCTCGCCGACGCGGCCCGTACGGCGGGCGTGACCGCGCTCACCGTCGACCACCACCGGGGCAGCGAGGAACAGCAGCCGGGCTGGGAGTACCACGACCCGACGGTGGTGGACCCCGAGGTCGGCCGGATGGACACGCTGCCCACGTTCCGCAGGACGCTGCACGCGGCGGGCCTGGAGAACCACGTGGTGGCGCTGGTGGGGCGCTCGCCGCAGGTCGCGGCGGTGTGGAGCGGCAGGCTCGGCCTCGTCTTCATCGACGGCGGCCACACCGACGAGCACGCGAACGGTGACTACGAGGGCTGGGCGCCGCATGTCGCCGAGGGCGGGCTGCTGGTGATCCACGACGTCTTCCCGGACCCGGCGCACGGCGGGCAGGCCCCTTACCGGGTGTATCTGCGGGCGCTGGAGTCGGGGGCGTTCACGGAGGTCTCCGTCACGGACTCGCTGCGCGTCCTGCGGCGCACGGGGCCGGGGATCTGA
- a CDS encoding N-acetylmuramoyl-L-alanine amidase, protein MRHDESVPPTPRRPVLLAAAAALMCLGLAGCGGDGGTAQARPGPSATGTVTPSADPAPPSPSRSPTPSRTSASPSAPPSKPPAAPSGPLSGRTVVIDPGHNPANHLHTAEINRQVEIGTGHKECDTTGTSTNGGYAEAAFNLDVAHRLRTLLRAQGATVILTYDGDREFGPCVDERARIGNKAHADAVVSIHADGSAVGNRGFHVILPASVRGGGADTSKIVAPSRDLGTRIAGLFVRSTGSSPSNYVGGNTGLDVRKDLGGLNLSTVPKVFIECGNMRDPKDAALLTSPGWRQKAAQGIADGISSFLKG, encoded by the coding sequence GTGCGTCACGACGAGAGCGTTCCCCCCACCCCGCGCCGCCCGGTCCTGCTCGCGGCGGCGGCGGCCCTGATGTGCCTGGGTCTCGCCGGCTGCGGCGGCGACGGCGGCACCGCGCAGGCCCGGCCGGGCCCGAGCGCCACCGGGACGGTCACCCCGTCCGCCGACCCGGCTCCGCCCTCCCCGTCCCGCTCCCCGACGCCGTCGCGCACGAGCGCGTCCCCGTCCGCGCCGCCCTCGAAGCCGCCGGCCGCCCCCTCGGGCCCGCTGTCCGGCCGTACGGTCGTCATCGACCCCGGGCACAACCCGGCCAACCACCTGCACACCGCCGAGATCAACCGCCAGGTGGAGATCGGGACCGGGCACAAGGAGTGCGACACCACCGGCACATCCACCAACGGGGGTTACGCGGAGGCGGCGTTCAACCTCGACGTCGCGCACCGGCTGCGGACGCTGCTGCGGGCCCAGGGCGCGACGGTGATCCTGACGTACGACGGGGACCGGGAGTTCGGACCGTGCGTGGACGAGCGGGCGCGCATCGGCAACAAGGCGCACGCGGACGCGGTGGTCTCGATCCACGCGGACGGATCGGCCGTCGGCAACCGGGGCTTCCATGTGATTCTGCCCGCATCGGTGCGCGGCGGGGGCGCGGACACCTCGAAGATCGTCGCGCCCTCGCGCGATCTCGGTACCCGTATCGCCGGACTGTTCGTACGCAGTACCGGAAGTTCCCCTTCCAATTACGTAGGCGGCAATACCGGTTTGGACGTCCGCAAGGATCTTGGCGGACTTAATTTGTCGACCGTGCCCAAAGTCTTCATCGAATGCGGCAATATGCGTGATCCCAAGGACGCCGCCCTGCTCACCAGTCCCGGCTGGCGCCAGAAGGCCGCCCAGGGCATCGCCGACGGCATCAGCAGCTTCCTCAAGGGGTAG